In the bacterium genome, one interval contains:
- a CDS encoding glycyl-radical enzyme activating protein — protein sequence MMRHDSAIVFDVQRFSVHDGPGIRSVVFFKGCALACEWCQNPEAIRATPELYYDHEHCLESCMLCLQSCPLDAIRDQREARVDFDRCDACGKCVAECPSGALRTIGRARTVDDLLAELRRDHDFYESSGGGITLSGGEPVLQAHFLRQLLPRVKEAGLHVTLETCGAYPFALLEPLLEWIDLVYFDMKVVDAERHRELTGKPNHEILENLGILLARGVPLEVRMPVIPGRNDDTRSIAEISQLLARLDVERITLLPYNHLWEAKLSRLGGDRAPLGIQPPTDDFYEELVHAFGKDGISASV from the coding sequence ATGATGCGACACGATTCGGCCATCGTCTTCGACGTGCAGCGATTCTCCGTCCATGATGGACCGGGGATCCGCAGCGTCGTCTTCTTCAAGGGCTGCGCGCTGGCGTGCGAGTGGTGCCAGAATCCCGAGGCGATCCGCGCCACGCCCGAACTCTACTACGACCACGAGCACTGCCTCGAGAGCTGCATGCTCTGCCTCCAGTCCTGCCCGCTGGATGCAATCCGAGATCAGCGGGAAGCGCGCGTCGATTTCGATCGCTGCGACGCCTGCGGAAAGTGCGTCGCGGAGTGCCCAAGCGGTGCTCTGCGCACCATCGGCCGAGCCCGCACGGTAGATGATCTGCTCGCCGAACTGCGCCGGGACCACGACTTCTACGAGTCCTCCGGTGGCGGGATTACGCTTTCAGGCGGCGAGCCCGTGCTGCAGGCACACTTTCTGCGCCAACTCCTTCCACGTGTCAAGGAGGCGGGGCTACACGTCACGCTCGAAACCTGTGGGGCCTACCCCTTCGCGCTCCTCGAACCGTTGCTCGAGTGGATCGATCTCGTCTACTTCGACATGAAGGTCGTGGATGCAGAGCGGCATCGAGAACTCACCGGGAAGCCGAACCACGAGATTCTCGAGAATCTCGGCATCCTGCTCGCACGAGGAGTCCCGCTCGAGGTACGAATGCCGGTGATCCCGGGCCGGAACGACGACACGCGGAGCATTGCGGAGATTTCGCAACTCCTCGCCCGACTCGACGTAGAGCGCATCACCCTGCTTCCGTACAACCATCTGTGGGAGGCGAAGCTCTCGAGGCTCGGCGGCGACCGAGCCCC